In one Lolium rigidum isolate FL_2022 chromosome 3, APGP_CSIRO_Lrig_0.1, whole genome shotgun sequence genomic region, the following are encoded:
- the LOC124703106 gene encoding putative disease resistance RPP13-like protein 1: MLEPMTALGIAMKAVGWIASPIICDLFKKCSTYLSFDASEKLQQLGPKVLLLERVMEAFEQIPDKPRLERLFQDLKSAFYEAEDILDDVEYHCLEKKIQDCTLKSDSGALRHKRCWVKKLLPMGSPLKNKETGMQKKQLKDSLERIEKIINNAYKFVENLNLSTISNFNEAQADLANSRGVVTTSSPPTVVIGRDKDCDKIIEMLHEKEGEVQTNTNSRLCYSTIGIHGIGGSGKSTLAQLVCAREKKDMQEKRGGHFDLVMWVHVSQSFSVGDIFKEIFEAATGNQCPQLNNLNTLQVKVEEELHGKRFLLVLDDVWCSIKEERKRLELRQILFPMKAGEEGSKILVTSRTKDALLVLGATEPRCIPICDLDDNLFLNLLMNYALEGAIIDDHVRRRLEAVGADIAKKLKRSPLAARIVGGRLRRRPNAEFWTTVKNGKLVNETMGALWWSYLHLDQQARRCFSYCSIFPRRHPMYRTELVNLWVAEGFVRSTNEGEDIEDVCREYFDELVSTSFLQPGGGDLGRGDYYLVHDLLHDLAEMVAGSDCFRIENGCRESGFFREGKRKSWTGDVPRDVRHLFVQNYDGELITDKILELENLRTLIIYAIDHGTSVEEKIIECIFKRLPRLRVLAIALSKKFGSLIAEPAIFSAPESISQLKHLRYLAFRTGILCRIILPSTLSKLYHIQLLDFGQCQKLEFPSADLINLRHIFCLAGVKFCNVGRLISLQTLRDFIVTKEQGYEIKQLRDLNKLRGKLWIHGLGNVKSKDEALEANLAAKEWLTELTLCFDDGYAPCSPEVEAEILEALCPPMGLERLEIWYYNGLGCPNWIAGKHNGGPENLQEVEFSGWSQLGPAPELGAFPHLRLLTIWECEWSTLPDNIEQLTSLKRLVICQCLNIRCLPTLPQSINEFKLIDCNKEFMESCRTKGDPNWQKIEHIPLKKWHV, encoded by the exons ATGCTGGAGCCAATGACCGCGTTGGGAATAGCCATGAAAGCCGTCGGGTGGATCGCATCGCCCATCATCTGTGACCTTTTCAAGAAATGCTCCACCTACCTCAGCTTTGATGCATCGGAGAAGCTGCAGCAGCTTGGACCAAAAGTCTTGCTTCTTGAGCGGGTGATGGAAGCATTTGAGCAGATCCCTGACAAGCCTCGCTTGGAGCGGCTGTTCCAGGATCTCAAGTCTGCTTTCTATGAAGCCGAAGACATCTTGGATGACGTCGAGTATCATTGTCTCGAGAAGAAGATCCAAGATTGCACGTTAAAGTCAGACAGCGGCGCGCTTCGACATAAGAGGTGTTGGGTGAAGAAACTCCTCCCCATGGGGTCCCCCCTGAAAAATAAG gagACTGGTATGCAAAAAAAACAGTTAAAGGATAGCCTAGAGAGGATAGAAAAGATTATAAACAATGCGTACAAGTTTGTTGAAAATCTGAACTTGTCCACCATTAGTAATTTCAATGAAGCGCAAGCTGATTTGGCCAATTCAAGAGGTGTAGTCACTACTTCGTCTCCTCCTACAGTAGTAATCGGGCGTGATAAAGATTGTGACAAGATAATAGAAATGCTTCATGAGAAGGAAGGTGAGGTTCAAACAAACACTAATAGTCGTCTATGTTATTCCACAATTGGCATTCATGGCATCGGCGGTTCTGGGAAATCAACCCTTGCACAGTTAGTTTGTGCCCGTGAGAAGAAGGACATGCAAGAGAAAAGGGGCGGCCATTTTGACCTTGTTATGTGGGTTCATGTTTCTCAAAGTTTTAGTGTGGGTGACATTTTCAAGGAAATATTTGAGGCGGCTACAGGGAATCAGTGCCCACAACTCAATAATCTCAACACCCTACAAGTTAAGGTAGAGGAGGAACTGCATGGAAAACGATTCCTCCTGGTACTCGATGATGTCTGGtgcagtattaaagaagagagaaagCGTCTGGAATTACGACAAATACTTTTTCCCATGAAGGCTGGGGAGGAAGGAAGCAAGATCCTGGTGACTAGCCGAACTAAAGATGCATTACTAGTTCTAGGTGCTACAGAACCGAGATGCATACCCATATGTGACTTGGATGACAATCTCTTCCTTAATTTGTTAATGAATTATGCACTTGAAGGCGCAATTATAGATGATCATGTCCGAAGGAGACTCGAAGCAGTTGGGGCTGACATTGCTAAAAAACTGAAGCGGTCACCTCTAGCCGCCAGAATAGTGGGAGGACGGCTTAGGAGGAGACCAAATGCTGAGTTTTGGACAACAGTTAAAAATGGGAAGCTTGTCAATGAGACCATGGGAGCTTTGTGGTGGAGCTATCTGCATCTTGATCAGCAGGCTAGGcgatgtttttcttattgcagtaTTTTTCCCAGAAGACATCCCATGTACCGTACTGAGTTAGTTAACCTGTGGGTGGCAGAAGGGTTTGTAAGAAGTACTAATGAAGGGGAGGACATAGAAGACGTTTGTCGTGAATACTTTGATGAACTAGTGTCAACCTCTTTTCTGCAACCAGGAGGCGGGGACTTGGGTCGTGGTGACTACTATTTAGTTCATGATCTGCTGCATGATTTAGCAGAGATGGTCGCTGGAAGTGATTGCTTTAGAATCGAGAATGGCTGCAGAGAAAGTGGCTTCTTCAGAGAGGGTAAAAGAAAAAGCTGGACAGGAGATGTTCCTAGAGATGTTCGCCATCTTTTTGTACAGAACTATGATGGGGAACTGATTACTGATAAGATCCTTGAACTGGAAAATTTACGCACACTCATCATTTATGCTATTGACCACGGTACATCAGTTGAGGAAAAGATCATTGAGTGTATATTCAAGAGGCTGCCAAGATTGCGGGTGCTGGCCATAGCTTTGAGTAAGAAGTTTGGTTCGTTAATTGCGGAACCCGCTATCTTCTCGGCTCCGGAATCTATTAGTCAGCTAAAGCATCTGCGCTATCTTGCTTTCCGGACAGGCATCTTATGCAGGATAATTTTACCAAGCACGCTTAGTAAACTCTACCATATCCAGCTGCTAGATTTTGGTCAGTGTCAAAAATTGGAATTTCCCTCTGCTGACCTTATCAACTTGCGGCACATATTCTGCTTGGCAGGCGTGAAATTTTGTAACGTAGGCAGGCTGATCTCACTCCAAACATTACGGGACTTCATAGTAACGAAAGAACAAGGGTATGAGATAAAGCAACTGAGAGACCTAAACAAGCTTCGCGGCAAGCTGTGGATCCATGGTCTTGGAAATGTCAAAAGCAAGGACGAAGCTCTTGAAGCCAACCTAGCTGCTAAGGAATGGCTCACGGAACTAACACTGTGCTTTGATGATGGTTACGCACCGTGCAGTCCAGAAGTTGAAGCAGAGATACTTGAGGCCCTGTGCCCTCCCATGGGGCTTGAAAGACTAGAAATCTGGTACTACAATGGTTTGGGTTGCCCAAACTGGATTGCGGGAAAGCACAACGGTGGCCCAGAGAACCTGCAAGAAGTTGAGTTCTCCGGATGGAGCCAACTGGGACCTGCGCCTGAACTTGGAGCTTTCCCTCATCTCCGTTTGCTCACGATTTGGGAGTGTGAATGGAGCACCTTACCAGACAATATTGAGCAGCTCACATCGCTCAAGAGACTGGTGATCTGTCAATGCTTGAATATTCGGTGTCTTCCAACACTTCCCCAGTCTATTAATGAGTTTAAACTCATTGACTGCAATAAGGAGTTCATGGAGTCATGTCGAACAAAAGGAGATCCAAACTGGCAAAAGATTGAGCACATCCCCTTGAAGAAGTGGCACGTCTAG